A window of the Bacillus sp. A301a_S52 genome harbors these coding sequences:
- a CDS encoding ATP-binding cassette domain-containing protein: MTQKKRSEALLHVENLKKYYRANGGIFQRKGDGIKAVDNLSLDLKRGETFGLVGESGCGKSTVGRLITRLIKPTAGKIYFQGEDIIDLRGPRLRHVRKNMQMIFQDPHASLNPKMMVGSIVSEPLINYGEGNEHKVRTTVINLLQSVGLPEEAYYHYPHEFSGGQRQRVGIARALALKPKLVVADEPVSALDVSVQSHILNLLKKLQAELDLTLLLISHDLSVVKHMSDRIGVMYLGHLVEVADAEAIYEDPKHPYTKALISAIPQPDPRKKRKRIILSGDIPSSQQLLEGCPFHTRCPEAVAECRAKKPELIEVMEDHTVSCLLYK; the protein is encoded by the coding sequence ATGACTCAGAAGAAACGGTCAGAAGCCCTTCTTCATGTGGAAAATTTGAAAAAATATTATCGAGCTAACGGAGGGATTTTTCAAAGAAAGGGAGACGGTATAAAAGCGGTTGATAATCTGTCACTGGATTTGAAGAGAGGGGAGACGTTCGGTCTAGTGGGTGAGTCTGGTTGTGGTAAATCAACTGTGGGAAGGTTGATTACTAGACTGATAAAACCAACAGCCGGAAAGATTTATTTTCAAGGAGAAGATATTATAGACTTAAGGGGGCCCCGCCTTCGTCATGTACGAAAAAACATGCAAATGATATTTCAAGATCCACATGCTTCTTTAAATCCGAAGATGATGGTGGGAAGTATCGTTTCTGAACCGTTAATCAACTATGGGGAAGGGAACGAACATAAGGTTAGAACAACTGTAATCAATTTACTACAGAGTGTTGGGTTACCTGAAGAGGCCTATTATCACTATCCACATGAGTTTTCTGGCGGTCAGCGTCAGCGTGTGGGAATTGCTCGAGCGTTGGCATTAAAGCCTAAACTTGTTGTAGCAGACGAGCCTGTGTCTGCCCTAGATGTCTCTGTTCAATCACATATTTTAAATTTACTTAAAAAACTTCAAGCAGAATTGGATTTGACTTTGTTGTTGATTTCCCACGACTTAAGTGTCGTCAAACATATGAGTGACCGCATTGGTGTCATGTATTTAGGTCACCTTGTCGAAGTGGCTGATGCTGAAGCCATATATGAAGACCCAAAACATCCTTACACAAAAGCTCTCATTTCTGCTATCCCACAACCAGACCCTCGTAAGAAGCGTAAACGAATCATTCTATCAGGTGATATACCAAGTTCTCAGCAGCTACTTGAAGGATGTCCCTTTCATACTCGATGTCCTGAAGCAGTGGCAGAATGTCGTGCTAAGAAGCCTGAACTGATAGAGGTGATGGAAGACCACACCGTCTCGTGTTTGCTTTATAAATAA
- a CDS encoding oligopeptide ABC transporter substrate-binding protein translates to MKKILVMCALLTVFSLAACEGNSGDTHDIDSANNIGEGTDPQGGVLTYAETSPFLGVLDWAHYENFNDSIALNIFSPDTLFKTGDDLRSEPNLARDWEWSDDKKTVTFFIEENVKWHNGEKLTAEDFKFAWEVIAHADYTGPRVSNVNIIKGFKEYHTGEVESLSGVNIIDEYTLEVTFNDAYPNAIDQLWPYPMPKAYLEHLEVAELEDADEIRQKPVGLGAYQVTRIVPGELIEFEAFDDYWRGKPNLDGVNYRIVDGAQASELLTQGEVDIIKLEASQAVTLEGDDRVTIEEVEALSYGYLGFKLGHWDAEKRQNVMDNDKFQNKQLRQAFAYALDRKGIVESFSEGYGTVINAPESVISWAYPDEAMLNQYKYDPQQAMVLLKEAGYEDVTGDGFVETPDGEEFTVNLTAMDSPSNIAEPRAQYIIQNLQDVGIKADLHGGQLYDYNLFYDLVQGDDPDIDLFLGAWSLTLDPDPTGLWKSDDLWNYTRWVNEESDELIERGLSKEAFDEDYRREVYQEWHQLVNEELPIIPLSSPVNIYGISHSTGGVTPDLADAVTDAHLWYKRQ, encoded by the coding sequence ATGAAAAAAATACTTGTTATGTGTGCGCTTTTAACAGTTTTTAGTTTAGCAGCATGTGAAGGCAACTCAGGAGATACTCATGACATAGACTCAGCTAATAACATAGGAGAAGGAACAGATCCACAAGGTGGAGTTCTAACTTATGCTGAAACATCCCCTTTTTTAGGTGTATTAGATTGGGCTCATTATGAAAATTTTAATGATAGTATTGCGCTAAATATTTTTAGCCCTGACACACTATTTAAAACGGGGGATGACTTACGATCAGAACCGAATTTAGCTAGAGATTGGGAATGGTCCGATGATAAAAAAACAGTGACTTTTTTTATTGAGGAGAATGTGAAGTGGCATAACGGAGAAAAGCTTACCGCTGAGGATTTTAAATTTGCTTGGGAAGTGATAGCTCATGCAGATTATACAGGTCCACGAGTCTCTAATGTCAATATCATTAAAGGCTTTAAGGAATATCATACAGGTGAGGTGGAATCTTTAAGTGGGGTTAATATTATCGATGAGTACACGCTTGAAGTCACTTTTAATGATGCCTATCCAAATGCCATTGATCAATTATGGCCCTATCCGATGCCAAAAGCATATTTGGAGCATCTAGAAGTGGCTGAACTTGAGGATGCTGATGAAATAAGACAAAAACCAGTGGGTCTAGGGGCATACCAGGTGACACGTATCGTTCCTGGTGAGCTCATTGAATTTGAGGCGTTTGATGATTACTGGAGAGGTAAACCAAACCTTGATGGGGTTAATTATCGTATTGTAGATGGTGCTCAGGCATCAGAGCTATTAACACAAGGTGAGGTAGATATTATAAAGCTAGAAGCCTCTCAAGCTGTTACGCTTGAAGGAGACGACCGTGTGACGATCGAGGAAGTTGAAGCTTTATCATACGGATATTTAGGGTTTAAACTAGGGCATTGGGATGCGGAGAAAAGGCAAAACGTGATGGATAATGACAAATTCCAAAATAAACAATTGAGACAAGCATTTGCCTATGCGCTAGACCGAAAAGGTATTGTTGAGTCGTTCAGTGAAGGGTACGGAACAGTAATTAATGCGCCAGAATCTGTTATTAGTTGGGCTTACCCTGACGAAGCCATGTTGAATCAATATAAATATGATCCTCAGCAAGCGATGGTGCTGCTAAAGGAAGCTGGTTATGAGGATGTAACGGGGGATGGATTTGTTGAAACGCCGGACGGAGAGGAATTTACGGTGAATTTAACGGCTATGGATAGCCCCTCTAATATTGCTGAACCACGAGCACAATATATTATTCAAAACTTACAAGATGTAGGAATTAAGGCCGATTTGCATGGTGGTCAATTGTATGATTACAACCTTTTTTATGATCTAGTTCAAGGAGATGATCCTGATATAGATTTATTTTTGGGAGCTTGGAGTCTTACGCTTGACCCAGACCCTACTGGTCTCTGGAAATCAGATGATTTATGGAATTATACGCGTTGGGTAAATGAAGAATCTGATGAATTAATAGAAAGAGGACTTAGTAAGGAAGCTTTTGATGAAGATTATCGACGAGAGGTCTATCAAGAGTGGCATCAACTCGTGAACGAGGAATTACCTATTATACCGTTAAGTTCGCCAGTGAATATTTATGGGATTTCACACAGTACAGGCGGTGTAACCCCTGACCTTGCAGATGCTGTTACTGATGCTCACCTTTGGTACAAACGACAGTAA
- a CDS encoding ABC transporter permease — MLFYTLKRVLIMIPIMLMISLVVFGLALMMPGDALSGQIDPANQNAEYIEGMREELGLNDPILVQYGRWLSGVVQGDFGRSYVHRMDVTDVIGQRLPNTLLLAVLSLIITYILSFLMGSYAGRNPHTIGDYSIQGINYVMLAIPSFVAAMIAIFIFSFQLGWFPNTGSVAAGVEEGTLSYYLSRLHHAALPALVLGGLTTASYTQFLRNDIIENAQKEYVRTAKAKGTSEKNIYQKHILRNSLIPIVTLFGFDIASIIGGAVIIETVFSYRGIGELLITSIERRDSSVVVAITLMLSLATLVGNLLADLLYSLIDPRIRVEQGGGQ, encoded by the coding sequence ATGTTATTCTATACTTTAAAACGAGTTCTTATCATGATTCCTATCATGTTGATGATCTCTCTCGTCGTATTCGGTTTGGCCTTAATGATGCCGGGTGATGCTCTTTCGGGTCAAATTGACCCGGCTAATCAAAATGCTGAGTATATTGAAGGGATGAGAGAAGAGCTTGGATTGAATGACCCGATACTCGTTCAATATGGGCGATGGCTATCTGGTGTGGTACAAGGGGATTTCGGTCGATCATATGTTCACCGAATGGATGTAACCGACGTGATTGGACAGAGGTTGCCAAATACACTACTGTTAGCTGTCCTATCGTTGATAATTACGTATATACTCTCTTTTTTGATGGGGAGCTATGCAGGGAGAAACCCTCATACGATTGGTGATTATAGTATTCAAGGAATAAATTATGTCATGTTGGCTATTCCAAGCTTTGTTGCTGCTATGATTGCAATTTTTATTTTTTCTTTTCAGCTTGGATGGTTTCCTAATACCGGTAGTGTAGCAGCAGGCGTAGAGGAAGGAACGCTGTCATATTATTTAAGTCGTCTCCACCATGCTGCTCTTCCTGCACTCGTTTTAGGAGGATTAACGACAGCTAGCTATACTCAATTTTTAAGAAATGACATCATTGAAAATGCACAAAAAGAGTATGTACGCACAGCGAAAGCAAAAGGGACTTCTGAAAAAAATATTTACCAGAAACATATTTTAAGAAATTCACTCATTCCAATTGTGACACTTTTTGGATTTGATATTGCCAGTATCATCGGTGGGGCTGTTATTATAGAGACTGTCTTTTCGTACCGCGGTATTGGGGAATTACTCATTACATCTATTGAGAGACGAGATTCATCGGTTGTAGTAGCTATTACTCTTATGTTATCACTTGCTACATTGGTAGGAAATTTGCTCGCTGATCTTCTATATAGCTTGATTGATCCGCGAATAAGGGTGGAACAGGGGGGAGGCCAATGA
- a CDS encoding ABC transporter permease, with product MTATHLKNKVQSKGRSPWKTAWRKLVRNKLAITSLLFLLVVVTLAYLAPVIAPTDPTRVDISNRNIPPGGDFMLGTDNAGRDVWTMLLYGARTSLTIGLACTLIVIIIATIIGSISGYYGGWIDALLMRFTDFMMNFPFLVFVIVLASIVRDAGIWALILVLSVLSWTGAARVIRSKTMAEKENDYVLAAVSIGSGTLKVIRKHILPNIMSTIIVQATLLLAVMIVAETALSFLGFGVPHGTPSWGNMMQEARQPHVIRTMWWVWVPPGLAITFTILAINFIGEAIKDAFNPRFTR from the coding sequence ATGACAGCTACCCATCTTAAAAATAAAGTACAGTCAAAAGGCCGTTCTCCCTGGAAAACAGCCTGGAGAAAATTGGTTCGAAATAAATTGGCTATTACTAGTCTTCTTTTTCTCCTTGTGGTAGTGACTTTAGCCTACTTAGCACCTGTGATCGCTCCAACTGACCCTACTCGTGTTGATATTAGCAATCGAAATATCCCACCGGGCGGCGATTTTATGTTAGGTACAGATAATGCTGGACGAGATGTGTGGACGATGCTTCTTTATGGGGCAAGAACTTCACTGACAATTGGACTTGCTTGTACACTAATAGTTATTATCATTGCGACGATTATCGGTTCCATATCTGGATATTATGGTGGATGGATTGATGCTCTTCTAATGAGGTTCACAGATTTTATGATGAACTTCCCATTTTTAGTTTTTGTGATTGTTTTAGCGTCTATTGTACGTGACGCGGGGATATGGGCTCTCATTTTAGTGTTAAGTGTCCTCTCTTGGACGGGAGCTGCAAGAGTAATTCGTAGTAAAACGATGGCAGAAAAAGAAAATGATTATGTGTTGGCTGCGGTCTCAATTGGAAGTGGGACGCTTAAAGTTATTAGGAAACATATCTTACCAAACATCATGTCGACGATTATTGTTCAGGCCACGCTACTTTTAGCAGTTATGATTGTTGCAGAAACTGCTCTCAGCTTTTTAGGGTTTGGAGTGCCTCATGGGACGCCAAGTTGGGGAAATATGATGCAAGAAGCTCGTCAACCTCATGTGATTCGGACTATGTGGTGGGTGTGGGTGCCACCTGGTTTAGCTATTACATTCACTATCCTTGCCATCAATTTTATCGGTGAAGCCATTAAAGATGCCTTTAACCCTAGATTTACACGTTAA
- a CDS encoding NapC/NirT family cytochrome c, with translation MARKKLLLILSGIFIGIVLFAGTVGSMKATDSPEFCSTCHIMDEAYESFMDSNHATLSCNDCHAPNDSLTAKLVFKAKAGASHMYMNTLGSDQIPDNLHATAQSQEVIDKNCITCHEAGLKNVVYHDVKEGGCVDCHRHVPHGNGGYKPDEWFHPGSYDARR, from the coding sequence ATAGCGAGGAAAAAGTTGCTGTTGATATTAAGCGGGATTTTTATAGGGATTGTGTTGTTTGCAGGAACGGTGGGCTCCATGAAAGCAACGGATTCGCCAGAATTTTGTTCTACTTGTCACATTATGGATGAAGCTTATGAGTCGTTTATGGATTCAAATCATGCCACGTTATCATGTAATGACTGCCATGCACCCAATGATAGTTTAACAGCAAAGCTTGTTTTTAAAGCAAAAGCTGGGGCAAGCCACATGTATATGAATACACTTGGATCTGACCAAATACCAGACAATCTTCATGCCACTGCTCAATCTCAGGAAGTCATCGATAAAAATTGCATAACATGCCATGAAGCAGGTTTGAAGAATGTGGTGTACCATGATGTGAAAGAAGGGGGTTGTGTAGATTGCCATCGGCATGTTCCCCATGGAAATGGGGGCTATAAGCCTGATGAATGGTTTCATCCGGGCAGTTATGATGCAAGACGTTGA